CAGGAAGAGCAGCTCTGTCAAACCCGATGGAATGCGTGCTTTCTCCAACTTATTTAATTTGGAGAAGTTGGACCTTGAGAGGTGTTCAGAGATTCATGGTGGATTTGTTCATCTTAAAGGTATCTATCCTTTGATTTCTTGCTCATCTATATGCAAGAAGTTAACTTATTCCTAATGTAActgatttttgtaattttgtataaaCCAATCTCACATCTGGTgatctaaaataaatttgttaatatatagtTAGGTATGGATGGAgcgagggcgagccctggtgcagcggtaaagttgtgtcttggtgacttgttggtcatgggttcgaatccggaaacagcctctttgcatatgcaagggtaaggctgcgtacaacatccctcccccataccttcgcatagcgaagagcctctgggcaatggggtacgaagtttttataGTTAGGTATGGATGGCTGATTGGCTTGCCTGACATATGGGGTGTTTGGTGGGGTGTTGGTCCCCCAGTAGgctaccaaaaccatgtaagaTACATGATAAAACTGACACAGCTGTGTTAGATGATGCGATTTAATTTTAACGCACCGTCAAATCAAACACAATTATAGATGTTAGATGATGGTTCTTCATCATCATTGGTTTATGGGGTTGAGGGCAATTGGTTGGTGCTGTTGCCTATGCTTAATGTTAATGGTGATGATAAGTTCTACTTCATTCaacaaatgtgtttttttttggggTGGGGGTACAAAATTTGTTTAGGGGGAGGGGAGGTTGCATAGGGCTTGCCAATGGAGGATGAAAATGACTTACCAATGGAGGACTACTGACAGGAATTGATCCCTGTTTGATCCTACCAGTTGAGCCAACCTTCATTGGCTTCTTCAAGGGATTCATCATTTAGATATTTATCAGATGCTATCTTGCTTAGAGTGTCATTTTGTAGAAACATAATTATGGAATTAATAGGTTAtagatttaatttcttttgatttttgtttaaatacagGTTTGAAAAAGCTCGAGTATCTTAATATTGGATGCTGTAAATGTGTTACGGATTCAGACATAAAGTCTATCTCAGGTATTGATCATAAAATGGTATGATTTTTATCGTAGTTATTGCATTTCAGGTTTATTTATGTGGTAAAGAGGCAGTATTGTTGTGTCTCATTCATGAGTTCATTATCTGAACTGAGCTTTTGTATGACATATATCATATTCAGTGTCTTACTTGCATTGATTCTTATTCCTAGTTGGCTAATAGGGATGGCTAAACTAAAAACTGGGTTGGGAATATTGTTCTCTAAATTTTACtcactttctattttttctggGAGCTTTCCTTTCTTAGGGCTGTCCAATCCATAAAAGTCAAATAGTAAATCCCCCTAAAGCTATCATGAGTAGAACACCAAAGAGAAGCCATAAACAAAAACCTATCTACTATATGTCCAGTGATAAAGAAATGCACTAGACAACCACGTAAACTGCACATGGcacaatattttttcttctgtaTTTACCAAAACAATCATCTAATATTCATTGATGCCTCTTTTGCGTGTGGGGTTACTATTTCTGATGAAATCTTGTTTAGACTTTGAGAAAGTTTAACCCCAAGGGGTTGGTTGAGTGGAGCAAGACAAGGTTTTGCATTTGACAAGTACCTGGTTAAAGCCCTCAGTTGTCTCCTTGGGTTGAGGTAAATGTAAATCTACAAGcgctctgagttagaaaccttCCTGCCTTGGATTGGGGGAAAATttcttatacaaaaaaaaaaatctaggacctttttttttgttgtctttGGGTTGAGGTAaatgtaaatcctttacaagcgtGCTCTGAGTTATGTCTGTCTGTGTACGACAAATTGTATTTGTGTTTCCCCCTCCCCTCCCCCACctccccccccaaaaaaaaacaatgaattgGCATTAGCATGGTATCAAGGttgatccttttatttttttgcttaattGAGTTTATACTGGAACATTTGGTTTTGCATCTTAAATCAATTGCTGCATTTACCATCTGTTCTTTCTTTTAGAATCAGGAAGCTAGGCATGATATTTTTTAGCTGATTGTTGCCATATAATGTTTCAGAGCTTATAAATTTGAAGGAGTTACAAATTTCCAACAGCAGTATTACTGATATTGGGATTACCTATTTGAGAGGTATTTTTTCACAATGTTTACCATCCCTTACAAGTGTATTAAGATGACTATAACTGCTGCTGCCACTATTTTGTGCTCATGAGCATATCTTAGTTGTCATTTGTCAATGTCCACTCtcaaatgaaaatatcattCTCTTACTATCATCAAAGTAGAGTTTTAGTATATGGAATGAGTTCATAACATGGTTTGCTTTATGTACTATGTTGTTCTGTTATTGTCAGTATACATTAACTGGGTATTCCTTTCTGACTTTCTGGTTTACAGGTTTGGAGAAGCTTACCACATTAAATGTTGAAGGATGCAATATTACTGCTGCATGTTTAGAGTTTATTCATGGTAAAAATAAATTCCCATTTTATTCTTTGAAGtgccatttcattttattttttcttaattttagacAGCAGTTTTGTTTGTTCTGGAAGTCATTCTGTAATGCATGAGCTtgctttcatattttatttggaaaattaagGATTTGAATAATCCAGCATGCAATCAAATGGTGCTAAAGCGGCAAAGGCTATGTTTGAACTTGGAAACTCATTTACTTATTATTCCAATGCCTAAACTTTTCCTAATTAGTTCTTTAAtcatagatatattttttgtacagCCTTAACTTCCTTGGCATGCTTAAATCTCAACAGATGTGGTCTCTCTGATGATGGATTTGAGAAAATTTCTGGTAACTTTGATATATAATGACCAAATTTGTGGAATTCTGGTTTCCGTGTCTTGTTGCTCTAAGGATTGCAAATCATTGGATTCTTGGTTTTACAGCATGCACTTCCTTTCCTGCAGGTCTTAAAAACTTGAAGAGGTTAAGCCTGGCTTTTAACAGGATCACAGATGCATGCTTAGTTCATCTGAAAGGTACTTGGAACATCAATATCTCACAAGAGTGACTATTTTATCCACATGCTGCTTACCTAAATTAAGAAGACTCTTGATTTTTACAATACTTTTCTGGATGTTGAAAATGCGTTTGCGATGGACTTTTCCCTTTGTTTTTCAATTCcttttacttttaataattttacattgaCATGTTAGAGTGATCTTCATGCTTCTTTTCTATCTGCAAAATATCCTAGCCGTTACAGACAAAAGGAGAGGTAGGAAACCTTttctacattgtaaattttctttcaagagtccttcaaagttcaaacactGATTATGTTAACTGACTTAATgcaatttttaaagtaaatgtATTGTAAATAGATAGGAAGTATGAAAGTCCAGTGTTAGCCTCAAATATCTCTTTTCACTGTTCATGGAAAATTCTTGTCACTATTATTATTTGGTACATGAGTAATTATTGTTAACAACTTAATATCTGCTCAACACGTTTTGGATGATATCTTATCCTTCTCATATTATAATTGCCTACCCTTCTCTAAAGGTCATATAAAAGGACACACGAAActgaaacaaaaattgaaaagtacCTACAAATTATCAAGtgcatattatattatactctTGAAACTTCTCAAAAAGATTTGTCCATTTGGTCTCTAAAGCTTACTGACCCTTAACGTTCGTAAGCACTTCTGGGATAAAAACTACTTTCATACTCCACAAGTTGGGTCATTAATGCTACTGGGACACTGACAATCATCAATCATCATGCACACAGCTTGTTCACTGTTCTATTTTTCCAATTATCCTTTATTTcattaatctttttttctttttgcaggTTTAACAAATTTGGAGTATTTGAATCTGGATTCTTGCAGGATAGGTGATGGCGGGCTAGCTAATTTGACAGGTTTGCActagattttataattttccttttgGTAGATTTAAATGGGCATTACATTGTTCAAAATTTATACAGATTTGTTATACTTTTTCAATGTTTTCTTGATCTGTGCTCGGGGATATATGACATGAGGCATTGAGGCTTTATACCTTGATGCCATTTTCAGCTGAATGACATACTTTGATGATTCAAATCCTCCTAATTGAGATGGAATAGAGTCATATGGCACTTGGCATAAACTGGAATATTTGAATTAGATGAAAGTTATCATGGGAATTTAAGCCAGCACTTAGCCTTGACTTTGTGTTTAGAATGTAGATATACATGATGCTAGGTCTAGTGGTTTTAATTCAGTTTTgcttctaatttttcttttaatttacttaatttgTTTATCATATGCTTTCTGAAGGGGAAGAGATTCtgattgttttgaaaatttgacATTTTAGTAATCAAATAGTTTGATTTGAAATATCACCTATGGTAtgaaatttatagttatttgtcCTTTCAGGCCTCACACTCTTGAAAAGTCTGGTGTTGTCTGACACTGACATTGGGAACAGTGGGCTGCGTTATATATCAGGTTGATGTCACAATCTTGTATAtggttatcaaataaaaatataaactctATTTATTGCAAGTTTATTGGCAGGCAAGTTCAAATTAGATCTTTGATATGTTACTATATTTGTTGGTTATGTTTCACTGCTAGAATTTATGGAAGTACCAATGCTACACCTATGTGGTATTCTATATGTCATAATATATATGCAGAACCTTATTCAGTTTGCACATGTAAGCTTTTAGTTAGAAAATTGCATTGTATGCTTTAATCTACCATTATTCCGATATATTTCAGACTGTTGTATAATGTTCGAAGATAAATTTCAGAAAGCCCTTTGAGTTACCAAAatataagtgattttttttataaaaaagttaactCTATTCTTACCAGTCTGTCCCCACAGTGCTAAGATGGCTTTTGCTGCTTGTgacattttaatttgattcaaaacatctTGTACTGTTTCAGGATTTCTTAACTTAAACTAAACACTGTCTAAATCtgtatattgtttttgtagTTACATCtacaaacacatgcacacacacacaaacacacaaataTCGTGTTGTTAAAGATCTTTACAGACAATACATAAAATGCATGTGTTGATTATCTGGTTCTTGCTTTTCTCCAGGTTTAAAAAAACTGGAAGATTTAAATGTGTCATTCACCACAGTAACTGATAATGGCCTGAAAAGGCTGTCAGGATTGACACAACTTAAATCACTTAATCTGGATGCCCGACAGATTACCGATGCTGGACTAGCAAATCTTACCAGTAAGCATGTGTATATTcatgtatcaattattttttctttgggcTTAACTACACATTTTATCCCTCTAGCTTAGACTTTTTGATTTTAGTTTCCCAAGTTTTTTCCAAACAAATCAAGTCCCTCTAATTTTAAAACCTAAAACCCTCAATTTTCTATTCAAATAGTTGGGGATGTATGATAGATTTAGATATGGAATAATTTAAgaggaaaattttgaatttcttttatttttttttggtgaaatttgatattttagttgATGAGTTTGGAGCAAAAGAATGTTGAAAATGATGTATTTAATTAATCTTGTGAAGATTTTGAGTGGAAAATGAGAATTTGAGAGTTTTAAGTAAAAGGAAAGCGATCAAGGGacttaattgaaataattaaataaattgagaGATTAAATTCTCAAAAATTACTGGAGGACCAAAACCACACATTAGCTATAGTAGAGTAACTAAAAGTACAATTAAGCTCCCCCCCTCTCTTTTATGTGGAATATTCACCtgaggtctttttttttttttaaatcaatgcTTTTGTCATATGAACGCTTTGGTATTTGATAGAGGGTAGTGCCACTGACTAGTCGTGAGCAATCTTCAATATTAGATCTTTGCCCAATTCTCTACATAAACCTATCAGCAATCTCTACAGTTTAATCCGAGTCTGATACCTAGACCTTGCCAAGGCAGGGTGTCCAGCCTACAGCATAGTGCAAGTTGCAACATTATATCTTTGATTTAGATTGCTGAttgaaataaagttttaattttgacaCTTCCCTGTATACATGAATTCAATCCAAAACTGTATCAAACCAATCATACATTGTCCAGGATCATATTCCGTTTTTATTAGGTGCCagctataaatattttttttttaaaagttttaatgtCCATATTGACATGTAATTAATTTCTGTGCAAGCTGTGATTAATTTTGCTGGTATAGCTTCAATTCTAGCTGTGTGATTGCCTTGGCTCTTGGCTTTAACAGGTCTGAGTGGATTGATAACATTGGATCTCTTTGGAGCACGCATTTCAGACAATGGAACTACATTTTTACGATGTatgtatatttcaattttagacTGTAGTTGATTTCCTTTTTGGTGTATGACTGTATGCAATTCCTAGCAGTATATTTCTTTAACTTATCTAATTGCTAGTTGACTTTGTTAACTTATAATATATAACTAAGTAGTCTACATTTGGAATGGGAATGCATCTGTAGTAATAGGGTATAACTGTGCAGTCTACTTTTTAGGATATTTTTTGTTCAACTGTTTATCATATAGGTTTTGGGCCACACGCTTtgattttttcttgaaaatgttATAATCCGTCCAGAGAATAAATGAAGCTATATAGTATGTTGTGCTTTTGTTCTTTATTGTATATTTGTGTTATATGCAAAATATAAAACTGCTGAACTGGTCAAACAAGTGGGTGCCAAACCATGCTACCTTACTTCCACAAGTAAATTCTGTTTGAGGACTATGATGGCAATCTTACTTTACATGTTCCCCTCTAGAAAATCAAATGATAATTTTGGtttgtatcaattttttttttaaaattctcttcTTTTAGCCATCATAATGTCGTCATTTAATTTACTGAAATCAGCAATAAATTCATGTTTATTTCATTATGTCTATACTTGAGAGCAAACGGTGTAATGAGTAATGGCCCAatacaaaacaataataaatggaGGCAGTACTACTTGGAAATCCCATTCAacaccaactttttttttccatttgtttTATGATTGAAATAATGGGGAAATATGGGTTTACATAACCTTGTGCCTAAGGTTACTGGTTATCTTGCTGGCTTAAATTTTAGTTCCTCTTTTGTTCTCCATCTTGCAGCGTTCAAGAACTTGCAATCCCTTGAAATATGTGGCGGAGGATTAACTGATGCCggtgtaaaaaatataagagaaattGTCTCCCTGACACAGCTAAACCTGTCCCAGAATTGTAATTTGACGGATAAAACTTTGGAATTGATATCTGGTATTTTCTTCTTGCCTTCAATACTTTATATACCCCTTGAAATTCGGGTAATCAGAATTAAAtatgaaaggaaagaaaaattggatggagaatattatttgtttgtattgGTTTTTCATTCCTCTCCTTGCCCTGTAATTGGATCGAGTAAAAGTTTGTTCTGCTTTGATTAACACATCTTTGTATATCTTTATATCTGAATACAGGAATGACAGCACTGAGGTCGCTAAATGTTTCAAATTCTCGTATAACCAATGAAGGACTACGGCATTTGAAGCCTTTGAAGAATTTACGCACTCTTACCTTGGAGTCTTGCAAGGTTACTGCTTCTGGAATTAAGAAGCTTCAGTCAACTGATCTTCCAAATTTGATAAGCTTTCGGCCAGAATAGACCAGGAGAATGAGAGAATTCTGTTATGTGTCTGTTGAACAATTATCTGTACATATTTATGGCTACTGTCTGGATAGTTGAAAAATGTACATAAAATGACATGCAAGAATGTAATTATGCATTTATTTTGCATGTTTGTATTTCCCCGTCTAAGAAAAATTGTACATAAATCTTTCTTTCCCCCTTTCTCCTCTGGGTAAATATGCCTGGTGTGGCTATCTAAAGTCTGCGCATAATGTAATGTGTAATAAAGATGTTTGGACCAGGGTGATGGTGCTCATTATTATGTTCGTATAGTAATGAATTGTATTTGACCGAGAAGAGAGTTGTTCCCGTCGACCGGCTTTTTATTGTGCTATTTGCTCTTGAATAAGGACCATGTTTTAGAAATCATACTtgccttgataaaaaaaatcatatttgcgGTATGGTGAAACAGTTGGAGCAGCGGCTCCTGCATGCACACCCtagtttgggttttttttttttttttgtgataaatatctaattttgtTTCTGAAAGTGCAATTTGGTGATTATATCAGTctccaaaaactaaaaaataaattaattcttgaatttgtatgacttttaaaataattatctcaaaatttaataaatttatcaaacatAAGTGTATAAGTGTGTTGTGATTAGATTAATGATATAactgttttatttattatacattatGTATTATGATTTGACGATGATTGtaactattttatattattaatgtatggccttttttttgttgttttttacaGCGTAATAATAGAaatgttacaacttacaagtgACCACTAATAACATTATACTTGTTTGGGTAAAATAGCAAGGTATTCTAAAAGGGAGATACTTATGGTTTAGTCATGCACTCAAATCTTCTCACAAGGTGCTTTTATTGAGTTTGACATCTTTAAAATAAACCACAGTTACCGATAAACATTTTGGGCCGTGCAACTGAAACATTCTGCTCTCCTACGAGTAGAAGTTTGTAAAGGTAATTGTAATGTCAACCATGTTACTAAAGATACTTGAATTGCAAACGAAATGCCGGGTCAACAAATATACTGGCTTTTCTTAAAGGCAAAatgcataaataattttctctgttcaatatatattattctgattcagaattagttaaaaaaaaaacaccttcgTTAATACCATGAATCAATCAGAATTAAAATCTACACTCAAAGAATTTTGAAACATATCTGTATCTGATGCTTTAAGTAGAATGCGTTGCAACTGGTAAGTTTAATACTCTTAAGAGGGAAACTAATTCGGAAAGAGATTAACTCAACAAAGAACAAAGAGTAGTTTACACATGGATAAATAACAGATGAAAAAAGAACATGTATCTTCCCGCTGCTCTTGGTACAAATTCAACATCCTACTAACCACTagaaatctaataattaaaggGAAGGCAAAATGAGCAATGGCAGAAACTAAGTAAAAGGTAATTCCTGCTACGCCATCTTCACAATGTGTAAAGGAACCCTCTGTGTTCTTGGAAATGTAAATGCCATTAAAAGAATACTTTCTTTAAGTATATTGTTGAACCCAAATTCATAAAAGTAGCAAGAATAACCTGCAGCATAGACAAACCAAGGTTGTCATCAATGATCATAGATGACTATACAGAAATGACTCAAGGAgggtaaaataatataataaagcaaTGGTAGTCATGTGGATTTTGTGAGCATTAAGTTGCAGTGGAGTAGTGAACATGATTTCAACAAACATGATGCAATTTTAGAGGTCCAGATCAGAGAACTTCAATATATCTAGCTATTTAATAATTGGTCCCTCTACCAAGACAAATACAAtcataaacaacaacaacaatacaaatatattcaTGATACAAACATCTAAATAGTGCATATATCATTCATTATAAGATTAGACAAATCTAAAATAGTCACCATTTGCAACGGTGATGGTCCCACTATGTCAAGAAAGACACATGAAGGTGATGGTTATAAGAGCTGCAAACTTGCAATGTTGTGTGtttcttttgatatattttctcctttttcaatGGTGTTCTCAATTGTTCCTGAAAGATGctggacttttttttattggaaaagtCGCTACTGGATCATTAACTGGAATTTGTAGTATTTGAACAATTATTATAGCTATTGAATGCTTATAGACTATCAGTTAACAAGATGATGGCCAATTTGGCTTTTGGTAATAGCAGAGGATTGGTTCAATTGGGTTAAGGATATGTATAACGTTGAATGAGTGAAAATATTATCAATGGCTTTTGTTGGATGGAAGGTGCGGTGTGAACTGCAATATTTTGGATTTCATTTCTAATTGGCTTTCACACCTCACTCATCCTTCCACTCgaattgaaaacagaaataaTAGCAAGCaaacatttttctaaaatatgaaaacttGAAAAGGAAgacatattttagaaaattaaaataataaatgaaatataattttatataataatagaaaatattttctgaaacaAAATGGaaccatatatttttatatatccaCAGAGAGGACTTGATTTTGGattataaacatatttattagTTCTAATGGAAGTAAAAGTAGTTCTATTGAAGGCTGCATTAAAACATTTCATATATTACTTTCTAGAATCTTTAAGTAAATTAATCAAGCAGCTTATCAAATGTTATAGACAACAAAATGATATACTACTTAAAGAAAGTCAATAAAATGAATGTTATTAGTATGGTTATCAGATTCTCAGTTACCTTCTGATGACAATAGCATTTCAGGCACATAAGCAGCCTAAGTGATTGTTGGCTCTGTCACTCTTCAAGTACttgaagaaaaatatgcaaCTCATGCAAGCTCAAAGGCATGATAAGTTTTTGAAACTCGCCTTCTAAATAAGGGTTCCAAACGAAATGATGGAACTCCACTCTGCCACATTTTAGCTTTGTACATCTCATTCCATGCCTGTACTATTTCATCAATTTTAAAGGCAAGACCTGTCATGAAAAAGTTAACATATATGAGTATATATCATTATATCTACATAATAGCTAAAAGGTTTCTAATTATCTTGAATACATACCATCTACTGCAGTATTATTTGAACAGTGGTTCTTCAAAACTACAGCTATATCTGTTGGAGAAGCTCCAGCAAGTTCAAACTTCTCAACTGCAACTTCTAGAGATTCATGCCATATTGGTAGCCCTAATTTGAACTCCACAAATGAGCGTTCATATAGCATGGTACCCCATAGGAGATTTATTTGAGACCTCATATGTGCCTCCTGTGCTGCAAATTCATCTAgggatatatttttaaaaagccCATCCAACCCCATGTTCTGCAAATGCAATCTAACATCATTTGAACTAGATGTTTTACTCAAGTTCTGCTTTTCTGATTCTTCCCATATCTGCATTCCTTTCTCCATATTTTCTTCAGCATTGTTGTAAAGATGAAGAACCTCAGTGGAAGGCCATGTCAGCAAATCTACATTACAACCAAGTGCATGATACCAAGAAAGTTTTGCTTGCTCAAACTGCTGCAGCCCTAGTGCCAGGAAGCCTTCATGAAAATCTGACTTAATTTTAATGGCTGCTTCATATTTTTCTCCCGCTTTTGCATATTCTTCCAGTGCCCACTCGTATGAACTTTTGATTTGTTCACATAGATGTTCTTTAGAAGAATCTTCCTTGACATACACTTTCTTCCTTGCCCTAGACATATGCACATTTCCCCAGTTGAACAATGCAAGAGCAGTCATCTCTTGGAACATATCTCCTGCAATGTCAAACAGACCTTGTGCTTCTTCACTTGTAACCGTCTCCTCCAAAGCCTCAGAACAGAGGTTCATCCCGAgttcatgaaaatccaaataTCTGTCAGATTCAAACCCAACATGGTTCTTGAACAGTTTGGCAAACTGAATTATCCAATCCTCAATGCAAGAAGAGCTAACAATTTCCTTTGCCTTTCCCACACAACCACTCTTGTGTGCAATGTTAATGCCAACCACTTCCGCCTCCTTCActttaaatttctcaaaaagTGGATCCTGCTCAGGAGTAGCTTCTACTATGTACAGTCGGATAGAACCATTGGATCCTGTTTCAGCCCATCTTAATTCATCATCAGAAGTGACTGTGACCAAATCACCTTCTTGGTCCCTGTATTTGACAAGAACAGCTCCTAATCTTGGGAAACGGTCATGAATAACTTCTCTTAACTGGAAGAGACTACAATTAATAGGCAGTTCAGCGTATCTTATATCATCACCGAAAATAAGTTTAGCTGTTTTCTTAGGAACAGGTTCCCTTCTACCATTACTTCTTTCCTCTATAACTTCCTTAATATCAGCCTTCTTCTCATCAACTTTTACCTTGGCCTTCTTCTTCTTGGGCGTGTTGATCTTCTTCTCTACGACTACAATACTGCCCTCAGCCTTCTTGTCCTCAAATTTCTCCTCAGTTTGCTTTTCTGGAATTTTGCCATCAGGTGCCTTCTCTTCCTCTTTACTGCTCTTCTTCTTGCGTGTCTTCTCTTTCAATGCCTTTTCTGGAGGCAGAGCATTAGGAGGTTCAACATAATCTGGAGGCAACTCAATTACTGAATTGCTTACTCTCAATCCTTTCTCCTCAAGTGCATTTTTCACCTTTTCTGAGATCTCCAATGCCATGACATTATTTGGCTCCATCTTCACAACAGTGCTGGCATCCCTCAGAGCTAAATccagcctatttaaagcctcaTAGCACCTTGCCCTCTTCAACAGAGCTTTACTATATTTTGGTGTCACTTGAAGAGCCAAATCACATTCATGGATTGCCCTTGGGAACTCACTGAGTCCCATCTGCATATAACATGCAGCCATGTTGCTCCGTAGATAGGACACATCAATATGATTTCTCGGAAGCAACTTGAGGGCTTTCTCATACTTTAGTATAGATCCTTCAAGATCCCTCTTTTGGAACAGCTTGTTCCCCTCATTCTTCAATTCTTGAGACATGGATATAAACACCATAGTATCATTATCATATGCTCTGGGGCTGCTATCTCCCACTTTACCATCCTCCCCTATTTCTCCtacttgcttctttttctttcccattTTCAATCCAACAGTAAAGAAACTAATCCAAACAACCACAATTCTCTCACACCACACTACTCAAAATTGATTCC
The nucleotide sequence above comes from Glycine soja cultivar W05 chromosome 11, ASM419377v2, whole genome shotgun sequence. Encoded proteins:
- the LOC114373864 gene encoding protein PHOX1-like, coding for MGKKKKQVGEIGEDGKVGDSSPRAYDNDTMVFISMSQELKNEGNKLFQKRDLEGSILKYEKALKLLPRNHIDVSYLRSNMAACYMQMGLSEFPRAIHECDLALQVTPKYSKALLKRARCYEALNRLDLALRDASTVVKMEPNNVMALEISEKVKNALEEKGLRVSNSVIELPPDYVEPPNALPPEKALKEKTRKKKSSKEEEKAPDGKIPEKQTEEKFEDKKAEGSIVVVEKKINTPKKKKAKVKVDEKKADIKEVIEERSNGRREPVPKKTAKLIFGDDIRYAELPINCSLFQLREVIHDRFPRLGAVLVKYRDQEGDLVTVTSDDELRWAETGSNGSIRLYIVEATPEQDPLFEKFKVKEAEVVGINIAHKSGCVGKAKEIVSSSCIEDWIIQFAKLFKNHVGFESDRYLDFHELGMNLCSEALEETVTSEEAQGLFDIAGDMFQEMTALALFNWGNVHMSRARKKVYVKEDSSKEHLCEQIKSSYEWALEEYAKAGEKYEAAIKIKSDFHEGFLALGLQQFEQAKLSWYHALGCNVDLLTWPSTEVLHLYNNAEENMEKGMQIWEESEKQNLSKTSSSNDVRLHLQNMGLDGLFKNISLDEFAAQEAHMRSQINLLWGTMLYERSFVEFKLGLPIWHESLEVAVEKFELAGASPTDIAVVLKNHCSNNTAVDGLAFKIDEIVQAWNEMYKAKMWQSGVPSFRLEPLFRRRVSKTYHAFELA
- the LOC114375993 gene encoding F-box/LRR-repeat protein 14-like isoform X2, which codes for MGGVCSRKRDQHVVEDDLHRGVSGRYCRSGSTKWLRARSLRAKPNHCAGGGTCPSLMDLCIKKMREDFHKYNSFSILPRDISQQIFNELVDSHCLTEVSLEAFRDCALQDIDLGEYVGVNDDWMDVISSQGLSLLSVDVAGSQVTDDGLRLLKDCSSLQALTLSYCDQFSEYGLKHISGLSNLTSLSIRKSSSVKPDGMRAFSNLFNLEKLDLERCSEIHGGFVHLKGLKKLEYLNIGCCKCVTDSDIKSISELINLKELQISNSSITDIGITYLRGLEKLTTLNVEGCNITAACLEFIHGLKNLKRLSLAFNRITDACLVHLKGLTNLEYLNLDSCRIGDGGLANLTGLTLLKSLVLSDTDIGNSGLRYISGLKKLEDLNVSFTTVTDNGLKRLSGLTQLKSLNLDARQITDAGLANLTSLSGLITLDLFGARISDNGTTFLRSFKNLQSLEICGGGLTDAGVKNIREIVSLTQLNLSQNCNLTDKTLELISGMTALRSLNVSNSRITNEGLRHLKPLKNLRTLTLESCKVTASGIKKLQSTDLPNLISFRPE
- the LOC114375993 gene encoding dynein regulatory complex subunit 6-like isoform X1, which produces MGGVCSRKRDQHVVEDDLHRGVSGRYCRSGSTKWLRARSLRAKPNHCAGGGTCPSLMDLCIKKMREDFHKYNSFSILPRDISQQIFNELVDSHCLTEVSLEAFRDCALQDIDLGEYVGVNDDWMDVISSQGLSLLSVDVAGSQVTDDGLRLLKDCSSLQALTLSYCDQFSEYGLKHISGLSNLTSLSIRKSSSVKPDGMRAFSNLFNLEKLDLERCSEIHGGFVHLKGLKKLEYLNIGCCKCVTDSDIKSISELINLKELQISNSSITDIGITYLRGLEKLTTLNVEGCNITAACLEFIHALTSLACLNLNRCGLSDDGFEKISGLKNLKRLSLAFNRITDACLVHLKGLTNLEYLNLDSCRIGDGGLANLTGLTLLKSLVLSDTDIGNSGLRYISGLKKLEDLNVSFTTVTDNGLKRLSGLTQLKSLNLDARQITDAGLANLTSLSGLITLDLFGARISDNGTTFLRSFKNLQSLEICGGGLTDAGVKNIREIVSLTQLNLSQNCNLTDKTLELISGMTALRSLNVSNSRITNEGLRHLKPLKNLRTLTLESCKVTASGIKKLQSTDLPNLISFRPE